The sequence AACCTCCATAGGTACCTCACCAACAGCCAATCGGAGCCTGACCAGCATGCTGCCGGCACCCAGAAGGACCCATCTAAGAAACACTCAATCTTTCCCCCTCTGGACACAATGACCTGCACCTCCCCTTATAAATGGCCTCCTTCTCAGTCCAAGAAGTCACATCCACACGCTTCACACCGATTTGCTGTCCCATCCCACCCCCTGGCTTCCGGCCCTCCTGCCCGGATGAGACAGACCCATCCGCATGTCCACCCCAGATCCTCATTGACTGGCCAGTCAAAGGTCAAGGAAGAGGTCTATAGGCCAGAAATTACATCGTCTGAGGAATTGTCTGAGGAAGTTCAACGGAGAGGCGCAGAAATTGCGAATATGTATAAAGCACAGCTGAAAGAGAGGATGGCCCAAAAGAGAAAGGACGAGATTCTGAAGAAAAGGGTAAACAATGATGACAAGAACGATGACACTGAGGCCTCCTGCTCCTCTGCAGTAGAACAATCCAATACCCCTGCCACAGCCCCCGAGCGCCCGGCCAGCCCAGACGCCACGCCAGTGGCCGCCCGAGAGGACACTCAGGGTGACACCCAGCAGGACCTGGCAGACGTTGTGAATGTGCTCAAGAGGCAATCATCTGATCTATACCTGCCTGACAACGTTTGTGAGGAGTCACTCACATGGAAGTCCATTTACGAGGAGCTGTGCCCGCTCGCTCACAGGGTGAACACAGAAGCTGACTACATCAAGGCGCTCCGCGTCATCACTGAGAAGGCTGTGACTCCCTCGTGCTCGTCTGAGGATGATGTGTCTCAGAGTGTGAGTGAGGACACAAGTCAGGAGGGGAGTAGTGAAAGTGAAGAGAGCATGAGTGGACAACGGCAGAGATGTCTACACAGGGAACCTTATGGTGAGAGGGACAGGAAGGAGATTGATAATGGTAAAATGGAAGGGAGATATGCAACCGCCAATGCATTGTCTATGATGGCAAGCCGAGGGAAAGAAGAACTTAATGCCATGAGCTACGCAGACAGGATCAAATATTTCAAGGACGAGGCTAAGAGAAATGAAGAGATGATGAAGATTGAAAGGAGGAAGGAAAAAGCCAGGGACGAAGAGCTCAAAAAGTGGGAAAAGAGACAGAAGAAATTGAATGAGGAGGAAAGGAAAAGGACAAAAAATATGGAAAAAAACAAGTTAGAGGAGCagaggaaaagggagaaggcagagatgaAACTAAAGATCGAACATGAGAAAAAGAGACAAGAGcaagagaaaaaagaaagaaagaagcagGAGATGCAACAGAAGGCCCTTGCAAAAGAAGAGAAAAAGAGGGCAGAGGAAGAGAaaaagatggagaaaaagagggCAGAGAAGTTGAAAAAGATTGAGAaacagaggatggaggaggagaggaacagggaaaAGGAGAGAATGAAGGTGTTGGAGATGCAGCAAAAGGCacgagagaaagaagagaagaggaggaaagaggaacaGAGAAGGAGATTAAAGATACAGCAGGAACAAGAGAAGGAGGAACAGAAAAGAAGGACAAGGATACGGGACGAGGATAAGAAGAGAGCAGAGCTTCAAAGAATAAAAGATCACGAGGCCAGGTTCAAGATGGAGATGGAGAAACTgtatgagagagaagagaggaatgcaCAGATTGAAAGAGAAAAGAGGCGTGCGCTGTGTCAGAAAAACGGGCAGACACAGAGAGCAAAACAGGTGGTGGCATACGAGGTCACAGCGTCTACATCTGACGCCTCTGtgcggagggaagagagggagccgCGTCCAGAGACCGCTCACGCACAGTCTGCGAAGAGGAGAACAAGGAAGAAGCAGAAGAAAGCGGCGGACGAGGCATTGACAACTTTTGAGTAGATGACAAAAGAAAGGGAGCAGACAAAAGAAGAAATGTACAAGTCAATGCTCCTAGGTATGTTAATAGATGTAAATAAACAAAAACCAATTGGTTTTTTTAaagagaaaaaaataacaaaaaaacaagaaaataagcAAAAGTAGGAAAAACTTATAAGGAAGCCAGGCATGAGGGTGAAGaggagggaacatgagagaggaggaagggagaccaGTGGTTTATCAGGAAGTAAGTAGGAGATATAGAATTCAAGTTCTGATGGTTAGACTCAGGAAGGACCATGGGATAAAAGGTAAATGAGATTAGCAGTAAAGAAGAGCTGTGGATCAAAAGAAAGTTATGGAAAACACAAAGGGGGAGGCAAGAtaaacagagacccagaaaaaAGAGGTGAAAACATTTTATAAAAGAGTAATAGAGAGGAGATTGAACTAGAATTCCGATGGTCATATGGCCAAAATAACTATCTAAATAACTAAGGATGAGCAGAAAAGGAGAAGACCAAGAGCACAGGAAATAGAGCCAACAGACATGTCAAAAAGAAATGAAGTCTGCCTCTTCTACTTCTCTTTTAAAGTTGCTTTGGTTTCCTTTTGTCCTCTTTCCAAGCCTGTTCAAGTCTGAGATAGATGAAAAGAGCAGCCAAAGAAACAGATCTGTTGAAGCATCAATTGGAAAGGatgggagggttggaggaggagcACAGCTGGATGACTACATTAGGTAAGTGTTTACTATCAACGCCTGTTCTCTGTAGACAACTGTATTAGTGTTGATAGACGTGCATTTATGCAATGTCTTTCAACTCAAACACTACAATTCCTGATCTCATGTGATTATTCACCTCATGTGAGTGGGCTTTCGGATGTTTTTTTCCTGAAACAGATTGTGGCATATGAGGTCACTTTATCTGTTGAAGCATCAATAGGAAaggatgaaagggagggaggcaggaagaGGAAAACACAGAAGAGCAGATGAGGTAAGTGCTTGGGCTTGTGATGAGAGGATAGCGGCTCCAGAACTGGGGTTCATGATTGAAAATTGTCAGACAAATGTATTACTGTGAATCCCATTCGTTCAATGACTGTTTGATTCATTCCTGACGGGATAATTGTTTTACAGGAGCACTCTATGTTCTGCTTCCATGTGGATTAACAGCATTGCTTTCATGAGCTACTGGAGGACAccatggaggaagagggagagggtctATGATAGGCAGTTTGCCATGGCCCTAAATGGGcttttggatgttaattattcTTGCTTTATATCATACAACTTTACAATAAAAATGAATTGCAAGCATCAGCCTTTTCTGTTTGATTGTGATCAGTGCAGTAGTAGTAAGATTGGTGTAAACCCAATGAAtattctggccttctaggcagagttcctctgtccagtgtcagtGTTCTTTTGccaagtgtctgtgttcttttgcccatcttaatctttttattggccattcagatatggctttttttttgcaactctgcctagaatgccagcatcccggagtcacctcttcactgttgacgtcgagactggtgttttgcaggtactatttaatgaagctgccagttgaggcatctatttctaaaactagacactctaatgtactcttgctcagttgtgcaccggggcctcccactctttctattctggttattgccagtttgcactgttctgtggaatagtacacagcgttgtacgagatcttcagtttcttggcaatttcttgcacggaatagccttaatttctcagaacaagaatagactgacgagtttcagaataaagttctttgcttctggccattttgagcctgtaatcaaacccacaaatgctgatgctccagatacccaaccagtctaaaggccagttttattgcttctttaatcagaacagttttcagctgtgctaacgtaattgcaaaagggttttctaatgatcaattagccttttaaaatgatacatttggattagctaacaatgtgccattggaacgcaGAAgttatggttgctgataatgggccttagtacaactatgtacagttgaagtcggaagattacgtacacttaggttggagtcattaaaactcgttatttcaaccgctccacaaatttcttgttaacaaactatagttttggcaagtcggttaggacacctactgtgtgcatgacacaagtcatttttccaacaattgtttacaaacggattatttcacaattccagtgggtcagaagtttacatacactaagttgactgtgcctttaataaaCAGCTtcaaaaattccagaaaatgatgtcatggctttagaagcttctgataagctaattgacatcattttagtcaattggaggtgtacctgtggatatatttcaaggcctaccttgaaactcagtgcatctttgcttgacatcatgggaaaatcaattgtgggcctccacaagtctggttcatccttgggagtaatttctaaacacctgaaggtaccacgttcatctgtacaagcaatagtatgcaaatacaaacaccatgggaccacgcagctgtcataccgctcaggaaggagacgcgttctgtctcctagagatgagcgtactttggtgcaaaaagtgaaaatcaatcccagaacaacagcaaaggaccatgtgaaaatGCTGTAGGAAACatgtacaaagtatctatatccacagtaaaacgagtcctatctcaacataacctgaaaggccgctcagcaaggaagaagccactgctccaaaaccgccataaaaaagccagactacggtttgcaactgcacatggggacaaagactgtactttttaaagaaatgtcttctgctctgatgaaacaaaaataaacagaaaaaaagtacgtggatatattgaagcaacatctcaacacatcagtcaggaagttaaagcttggtcgcaaatgggtcttccaaatggacaatgaccacgagcatacttccaaagttgtggcaaaatggcttaaggacaacaaagtcaaggttggagtggccatcacaaagccctgccttcaatcctaaagaaaatgtgtgcagaactgaaaaagcatgtgcgagcaagcaaacctgactcagttacaacagttctgtcaggaggaatgggccaaaattcatccaatttattgtgggaagcttgtggaagaatacccaaaatgtttgactcaagttaaataatttaaaggcaattctaccaaatactaattgagtgtatataaacttctgacccactgggaacgtgaagaaataaaaactgaaattaatcttgattattctgacatttcacattcttaaaatatagtggtgatcctaactgacctaagacagggaatttttactaggattaaatgtcaggaatt is a genomic window of Salvelinus alpinus chromosome 18, SLU_Salpinus.1, whole genome shotgun sequence containing:
- the LOC139543453 gene encoding golgin subfamily A member 6-like protein 26, which produces MTIKLLSNKNVSVIIQIGVDKGVIKQRSTSSILRPVSPTLPAFHRYNLHRYLTNSQSEPDQHAAGTQKDPSKKHSIFPPLDTMTCTSPYKWPPSQSKKSHPHASHRFAVPSHPLASGPPARMRQTHPHVHPRSSLTGQSKVKEEVYRPEITSSEELSEEVQRRGAEIANMYKAQLKERMAQKRKDEILKKRVNNDDKNDDTEASCSSAVEQSNTPATAPERPASPDATPVAAREDTQGDTQQDLADVVNVLKRQSSDLYLPDNVCEESLTWKSIYEELCPLAHRVNTEADYIKALRVITEKAVTPSCSSEDDVSQSVSEDTSQEGSSESEESMSGQRQRCLHREPYGERDRKEIDNGKMEGRYATANALSMMASRGKEELNAMSYADRIKYFKDEAKRNEEMMKIERRKEKARDEELKKWEKRQKKLNEEERKRTKNMEKNKLEEQRKREKAEMKLKIEHEKKRQEQEKKERKKQEMQQKALAKEEKKRAEEEKKMEKKRAEKLKKIEKQRMEEERNREKERMKVLEMQQKAREKEEKRRKEEQRRRLKIQQEQEKEEQKRRTRIRDEDKKRAELQRIKDHEARFKMEMEKLYEREERNAQIEREKRRALCQKNGQTQRAKQVVAYEVTASTSDASVRREEREPRPETAHAQSAKRRTRKKQKKAADEALTTFE